From one Sulfurimonas sp. HSL-3221 genomic stretch:
- a CDS encoding TolC family protein, translating to MKECTLRLRRLWPLPFLLAACLGAETLPLSEQKQELLMLKREQVMEQTGTGKTSWVSPLMLSLSYTRSRDAAGSEGGLASAGVSWDQDVFRSGGIYYTVEQAEASGKANLLAVDLEEAAYLKQAYTLKAQVERDRFQLQQSELTLANRDIDLMITRAKYKAGSADISELNRVTIDRDSARSDVIVVRNTLRSEVFELQKLLGSRSVDTVSLPAFPLVPRDVYLQNSLELLQYTAQSRADTAAWKVTRSAYLPTLSVNAGYGYNDYRGDSLDYHGDRYSYGAVLSMPLDINSRGTVEASRLQSLQTQTAQIDRKMELEEEYDMRAATIGDYEEKIGVAEEMIAMYDDLYTFTQSQVKAGYTSSYDLESLGNSVQIQKLEKQIQHYNIQIERIALYFDTRTYKEQ from the coding sequence GTGAAAGAATGCACGTTACGTCTACGCCGGCTCTGGCCCCTGCCGTTTCTGCTCGCCGCATGCCTCGGCGCCGAAACACTGCCGCTTTCGGAACAGAAGCAGGAACTGCTGATGCTCAAGCGCGAACAGGTGATGGAACAGACCGGGACCGGCAAGACAAGCTGGGTTTCTCCGTTAATGTTGTCGCTCTCCTATACGCGCTCCAGGGATGCCGCGGGCAGTGAGGGCGGATTGGCAAGCGCCGGGGTGTCGTGGGACCAGGATGTTTTCCGCAGCGGCGGGATCTACTATACCGTCGAACAGGCGGAAGCCTCCGGCAAAGCGAACCTGCTTGCCGTCGACCTGGAGGAGGCTGCCTACCTCAAGCAGGCCTATACCCTCAAAGCGCAGGTTGAGCGGGACCGCTTTCAGTTGCAGCAGAGTGAATTGACGCTGGCCAATCGCGACATTGACCTGATGATCACCCGGGCGAAGTACAAGGCCGGCAGTGCGGACATCAGTGAGCTCAACCGTGTGACCATCGACCGCGACAGTGCACGCAGCGACGTGATCGTCGTGCGCAACACCCTGCGCAGCGAAGTATTCGAACTCCAGAAGCTGCTCGGGTCGCGCAGCGTCGACACGGTGTCGCTGCCGGCATTCCCCCTTGTCCCCCGCGACGTCTACCTGCAAAACAGCCTTGAACTGCTGCAATACACGGCCCAGAGCCGTGCGGACACGGCGGCGTGGAAGGTGACGCGTTCGGCCTACCTGCCGACGCTCTCGGTCAACGCAGGGTACGGCTATAACGACTACCGCGGCGACAGCCTCGATTATCACGGGGACCGCTACAGCTATGGCGCCGTGCTGAGCATGCCGCTCGATATCAACAGCAGGGGGACGGTCGAGGCGAGCCGACTGCAATCCTTGCAGACGCAGACGGCGCAGATCGACCGCAAGATGGAGCTGGAGGAGGAGTACGATATGCGTGCGGCGACCATTGGCGACTATGAAGAGAAGATCGGCGTGGCCGAAGAGATGATCGCCATGTACGACGACCTCTACACCTTTACGCAGAGCCAGGTCAAAGCGGGCTATACCTCCTCCTACGACCTCGAGTCGCTGGGCAATTCTGTGCAGATCCAGAAAC